The sequence below is a genomic window from Cobetia sp. cqz5-12.
ATGCCCGTTGCTTCAGCATCCATGCGGCTTGCAGCGGAGTTATCCAGTGACGACAGGCACTTGGCGGAGGTGACGAGTGCGACATTCGCCCGGTGAGTGCGACAACCTGACATCTGGAGACTGGCGCGGGAGGGTAGACAATGCCGACCAAGGTCTTGGTGCCACGGTGCCATTGCCTGTGTGCTTGCCGGCGAGAGTCGGCCTGATGTGTCCCCCGACGTCGGTGGCAAGCGCATGCAGGGACGGCAGCCTGACCGTCCGCCTTATCGCAAAGGGGTTAAGACATGATCTCCGATACCGTCGTGGAGCTGTCGCGGTTCCAGTTCGGCATGACCGCGCTCTACCACTTCCTGTTCGTACCATTGACCATCGGCATGGCCTTCCTGCTGGCCATCATGGAATCCCTGTATGTCATGACCGGCAAGCAGGTCTACCAGGACATGACCAGGTTCTGGGGCAAGCTGTTCGGTATCAACTTCGCCCTCGGTGTGGCCACGGGCCTGACGATGGAATTCCAGTTCGGCACCAACTGGGCCTACTACTCGCATTACGTCGGTGACATCTTCGGTGCGCCGCTGGCCATTGAGGGCCTGGTGGCCTTCTTCCTCGAGTCCACCTTCGTCGGCCTGTTCTTCTTCGGCTGGGACCGCCTGACCAAACGCCAGCACCTGATGGTGACCTGGCTTGTGGCCTTCGGCTCCAACTTCTCGGCACTGTGGATCCTGATCGCCAACGGCTGGATGCAGAACCCGGTCGGTGCGACCTTCAATTTCGAGACCATGCGCATGGAGCTGACCAGCTTCGCGGATGTCATCTTCAATCCGGTCGCCCAGGCCAAGTTCGTGCATACCGTGTCGGCAGGCTATGTGACCGGCGCCATGTTCGTGCTCGGCATCAGCGCCTTCTACCTGCTCAAGGGGCGTGATCTGGGCTTTGCCAAGCGCAGCTTCGCGATCGCCGCCGCCTTCGGCCTGTTCTCGGTGGCCTCCGTGATCGTGCTGGGCGATGAGTCCGGCTACGAGGTCGGGGATGTCCAGAAGGCCAAGATGGCCGCCATCGAGGCGATGTGGGAAACCGAGCCGGCGCCGGCGTCCTTCACGCTGATCGGCCTGCCCAACGAGGAGACCCAGCACACCGATTACGGCATTCATATTCCGTACGTGATGGGCCTGATCGGCACGCGCTCGCTGGATACCGAGATTCCCGGTATCAAGGAGCTGACCGAGGAGCACCGCGGACGCATCGTCAATGGCATGCAGGCCTATGATCTGCTCCAGCAGCTGCGTGATGGCCAGGACGACATCGCGACCCGCAAGGCCTTCGATGCGGTCAAGGATGATCTCGGTTACGGCATGCTGCTCAAGCGCTATGTCGAGACGCCATCAGATGCCACGCCGGAGATGATCGACAAGGCCGCCGCCGATTCCATTCCGCCGGTCGCGCCGATGTTCTTCTCGTTCCGCATCATGGTGGCGTGTGGCATGGCGATGCTGGTGATCTTCATTGCCGCCGTGTGGATGACCGCCAAGCATCGCTTCGACGTGCGTCCCTTCCTGTGGATCTGCCTGCTGTCGATCCCGCTGCCGTTCATCGCCGTGGAAACCGGCTGGTTCGTGGCCGAGTTCGGGCGTCAGCCGTGGGCGGTGGGGGAGATCCTGCCGACCTTCATGGCGGCCTCGAGTCTGGATGAGTCGGATCTGTGGTGGTCCATCGGTGGCTTCCTGGCCTTCTACAGCCTGTTCTTCGTCATCGAGATGTGGCTGATGTTCCACTTCGCGCGCAAGGGACCGTCTTCCCTGCACACCGGTCGCTATCACTTCGAGCGTACCGGCGCGAGCACCTCTCTGAGCGAACAGGACGGCATGGCGCTCAATCCTTCGCTGTCATTCAAGGAGTAACGGATCATGTGGGATTACGAGATCCTCAAGCTGTTCTGGTGGGTGGCGGTCGGGCTGCTGCTGATCGGCTTCGTCATCACCGATGGCATGGACATGGGCGCGGCGATGCTGATGCCGCTGGTAAGCCGCAATGACAGCGAGCGCCGCGTGGTGATCAATACCCTGGCCCCGCACTGGGACGGCAATCAGGTATGGCTGGTCACCGCCATCGGCGCGGTGTTCGCGGTGTGGCCGGTGGTCTACGGCGCCGTGTTCTCCAGCTTCTATTTCGCGATGCTGACCATCCTGTTCTCGCTGTTCTTCCGCCCGCTGGGTTTTGACTATCGCTCCAAGCTCGAGCACACCCAGTGGCGTGGCTGGTGGGACCGCGGCATTGTCGCCGGCAGCCTGATTCCCACCGCCTTCTTCGGGTTGATCTTCGGCAATCTGCTGCAGGGCGTGCCGCTGGAAGTCGATCAATTCATGCGTGCCAGCTACGACGGCAGCTACCTGGGCCTGTTCAATCCCTTCGCGTTGCTGTGTACGGCACTGTCCATCGTGATGGTGATGCTGCATGGCGGCACCTGGCTGGTGGCACGTGCCGATGAGGCCGTCGCCGCACGCAGTGCGCGTATTGTGCAGCCGCTGGGCCTGCTGACCCTGGGGCTGTTCGGTCTTGGGGGGCTGTGGGTGTGGTTGTCCGGCATGGGCTACAGCATCGATCAGATGGGGGATACCGGCACGGCGCTTCAGCTACTGGACAAGCAGGTCGGGCCGGGCAGCTGGCTGGATGTCTATGCACGTGAGCCGCTGACGCTGCTGGCACCGCTCAGCGCGGTCGCCGGTGTGCTGGCCGCGATGGTGCTGTCGGCTCGGCGCAAGGGCGGCGCGGCCTTCACGGCAAGCTCCGTCGGGGTAGGGGGGGTGGTCGCCACCGCGGGCATCAGCATGTTCCCGTTCATCGTGCCGTCCTCGCGCATGAGCGAGGCCAGCCTGACGCTGTGGGATTCCGTTTCCAGCGAGCTGACGCTCTCCATCGTCACCGTGGCGGGGCTGATGATGGTGCCGACCATCATCCTCTACACCACCTGGTGCTACGTGAAGATGTGGCGTCGCGTCACCGTCGCGCACATCGAGCAGGACGGTCACAGCCTCTACTGAGGTGCGCTGACCTGACCTGAAGTTGTGCTGACCTGAGTTGTGCTGACCTGAATTGGCCTGGCCTGGCCTGGCCTGAATTGAGTTGAGTTGAGTTGAGTTGAGCTAGCTGGGCCAATTGCTTCCATTTGCCAAACAGGCGAGGGCAGTGCCCTCGCCAGGAGACGACACCATGTGGTATTTCGCCTGGATTCTCGGTGTGTTGCTGGCCTGCTTCGCGGGCATCATCAATGCATTGTGGCTTGAGCAGACCCACACCTTTGACGATGATTGAGTGAGGCGGCCCCCAACGTTGCTTCTGCGCCGCTGACCGTTCCGATCAAGGAGAGCTCGATGTCACGACCCTGGTACGCCTCACGACCACCGGCCTGGTGCCGAACTCGACCTGCCCATCTGGCCTCGCTGCTGCTGTCTGCCATGGTGGCCATCTGGATGCTGCTGGGGCCGGATGCGATCGCCTCGATGCAGACAGGGCCGCGCTATCTGATGTTGCTGATCGCGTTGTGGGGGCTGGGCGCCGGCTTCACGCATGGCGTCGGCCTGGTGCCGCGCCACGCGACTCGCGCCTGGCTGCTGGGGGCGCCGCTGAGCTGGTGTCTGCTGCTCATCACGCTGGTGACTCTCGCGTCCAGTCAGTAACGCGATTGCGCAGGCGCTTTGCATTGCGCTCCTGTTCATGGTGATTCTGTTCATTGCGACTCCTGTCATGGCACGAGCAAGCACGGCCGCTCCCCGGAGCGGCCGTGCCTGTTGATGGCTGATGTCATGATTCAAGGGGCATGGCTTGCGAGCCCTTGTGTGATTCAGGCTTTACTTGATGAGGTCGCAGGCTCTATAACGCAGCGAGGTTGCGACGCGCTCACCGACCCGCGCAGATCGCTCTCGCAGACCGCTCTCGCAAGCTCTTGCCGGCCCTCGCAGGCCCTTGCCGATTCCTGACGCTGCTCGGGGCCTTTCACGATTCTTGCCGCTGGCAGGCCCGTTCGTGCTGGCGGCTCAGCATTGACGCTGCGTTGTATTCGTCGCCCTCGGCCCCAAGAGGTAATAAAGCGGAGGGAGAAGAGGCGCCGATCAAGAGGAGGAGCGTGTCTGGTAAGCGTTGGTGCAGCACTTGTGTCCTCTTCTCTCCCACCTTGTCAGATGATGATGCCCTGGCGTGCAGGAATGACGGGGCTCTCGATGGAGGAAATACCATGCGGTCCTCAGCTGATGCATCCTGCGGCCAGGCGTCTGGCAAGCAGTCCTCGACCTCGTCGGGGCATATTCCCCGCGACATGTCGCGCCGCCTTTCCGGCGACTGGGTCTTGTCATTGGTGGTGCCGGTGATGAATGAGGAGGAGACCATCGGTCTCTTTCTGGAGGCCATCGAGAAGACCCTGGGCTCGCAGGTACCGCATCTTGAAGTGCTGTTCGTCGATGATGGCTCGACCGACGGTACCCTGGCGTGTCTGGAGGCCGCGGCGGCCGGCGATGCTCGCGTGCGTTACCTGAGTCTGACGCGCAATTTCGGCAAGGAAGCGGCCATGTCCGCCGGGATCGAGCAGGCGCGTGGCGATGCCGTCGTGCCGATGGATGTCGACCTGCAGGACCCGCCGGAGGTAATCCTCGAGTTCATCAGCCAATGGCAGGCCGGCTATGACATGGTCTATGGCGTGCGCGCCGCGCGCGATGAGGACACCGCCACCAAGCGCAAGACGGCTGGCTGGTTCTACCGCGTCTTCAATCGCCTGACCTTCACCGAGATACCGCGCGATGCGGGCGATTTCCGCCTGCTGGATCGCCGTGTCGTCGAGGCGCTGCGGCGCCTGCCCGAGCGCAACCGCTTCATGAAGGGTCTGTTCTCGTGGCCTGGCTATCGCTCGGTGGGCGTCACCTACCAGCGCCCGTCGCGCACGGCCGGCACCACCAAGTTCAACTACTGGAAGCTGTGGAACTTCGCCCTCGATGGCGTGGTGAGCTTCTCGACCTGGCCGCTACGGGTCTGGACCTATATCGGCAGTGTCGTCGCCGCCATGTCTTTCCTCTATATCCTGGTGATCATCAGCAAGACCGTGCTGTTCGGCGCCGATGCGCCGGGCTATGCCTCTCTGATGGTCGCGATCCTGTTCTTCGGCGGCATGCAGCTGATCTCGATCGGCGTGCTGGGCGAATACCTCGGTCGTCTGTTTATGGAAACCAAGCAGCGTCCGCTTTACCTGATCGACCATGACAGCTTGCACGACAGCCCGCAGGGCAGCGTGTCACCGGACAGGGGGCTTGACAGTGGTCTGAGCACTGCGCGAGTCGTGCGCGGTGCGGCGCGAGGTGAATCACTTGAGCGCTGATCGTGAGGGCGTCACCGAGACTGACAGGCCAGTCGCTGCGCGCGCCAGGGAGGAGGCGGGCACCGCGACTCGTTTCGGGCTGGTCGGGCTGGCCGCGACGGGAGTTCACCTGGGCGTTGCTGCCTTGCTGCTGTTCCTGTGGCCGCAGCTCAATGAGTTCATCGCCAATATCATTGCCTTCTGCGTGGCGTTTCAGGTCTCACTGGTCGGCCATCGCCGGCTGACCTTCAAGCGCCAGGGCAGTGCCTGGCGCTTCGGACTGGTCGCGGCGGGCGGCTTTGCGCTCAACAATGGCCTCTTGGCACTGTTGATGCAGGGGTTGGATCTGTCGGGCTTCGTCGCCATCGCGATCGCAACGCTCTCGGTGCCGATCGTGACCTATCTGGCCTCACGGCTGTGGGCCTTCAAGGAAGACCATGCATGAATGACAGCGTCACCGCAGGACCGCGCTCGACGCTGGGAGAGCGCCTCAAGACACTG
It includes:
- the cydB gene encoding cytochrome d ubiquinol oxidase subunit II; amino-acid sequence: MWDYEILKLFWWVAVGLLLIGFVITDGMDMGAAMLMPLVSRNDSERRVVINTLAPHWDGNQVWLVTAIGAVFAVWPVVYGAVFSSFYFAMLTILFSLFFRPLGFDYRSKLEHTQWRGWWDRGIVAGSLIPTAFFGLIFGNLLQGVPLEVDQFMRASYDGSYLGLFNPFALLCTALSIVMVMLHGGTWLVARADEAVAARSARIVQPLGLLTLGLFGLGGLWVWLSGMGYSIDQMGDTGTALQLLDKQVGPGSWLDVYAREPLTLLAPLSAVAGVLAAMVLSARRKGGAAFTASSVGVGGVVATAGISMFPFIVPSSRMSEASLTLWDSVSSELTLSIVTVAGLMMVPTIILYTTWCYVKMWRRVTVAHIEQDGHSLY
- the cydX gene encoding cytochrome bd-I oxidase subunit CydX, encoding MWYFAWILGVLLACFAGIINALWLEQTHTFDDD
- a CDS encoding cytochrome ubiquinol oxidase subunit I, which produces MISDTVVELSRFQFGMTALYHFLFVPLTIGMAFLLAIMESLYVMTGKQVYQDMTRFWGKLFGINFALGVATGLTMEFQFGTNWAYYSHYVGDIFGAPLAIEGLVAFFLESTFVGLFFFGWDRLTKRQHLMVTWLVAFGSNFSALWILIANGWMQNPVGATFNFETMRMELTSFADVIFNPVAQAKFVHTVSAGYVTGAMFVLGISAFYLLKGRDLGFAKRSFAIAAAFGLFSVASVIVLGDESGYEVGDVQKAKMAAIEAMWETEPAPASFTLIGLPNEETQHTDYGIHIPYVMGLIGTRSLDTEIPGIKELTEEHRGRIVNGMQAYDLLQQLRDGQDDIATRKAFDAVKDDLGYGMLLKRYVETPSDATPEMIDKAAADSIPPVAPMFFSFRIMVACGMAMLVIFIAAVWMTAKHRFDVRPFLWICLLSIPLPFIAVETGWFVAEFGRQPWAVGEILPTFMAASSLDESDLWWSIGGFLAFYSLFFVIEMWLMFHFARKGPSSLHTGRYHFERTGASTSLSEQDGMALNPSLSFKE
- a CDS encoding cyd operon YbgE family protein, whose amino-acid sequence is MSRPWYASRPPAWCRTRPAHLASLLLSAMVAIWMLLGPDAIASMQTGPRYLMLLIALWGLGAGFTHGVGLVPRHATRAWLLGAPLSWCLLLITLVTLASSQ
- a CDS encoding GtrA family protein is translated as MSADREGVTETDRPVAARAREEAGTATRFGLVGLAATGVHLGVAALLLFLWPQLNEFIANIIAFCVAFQVSLVGHRRLTFKRQGSAWRFGLVAAGGFALNNGLLALLMQGLDLSGFVAIAIATLSVPIVTYLASRLWAFKEDHA
- a CDS encoding glycosyltransferase family 2 protein; the protein is MRSSADASCGQASGKQSSTSSGHIPRDMSRRLSGDWVLSLVVPVMNEEETIGLFLEAIEKTLGSQVPHLEVLFVDDGSTDGTLACLEAAAAGDARVRYLSLTRNFGKEAAMSAGIEQARGDAVVPMDVDLQDPPEVILEFISQWQAGYDMVYGVRAARDEDTATKRKTAGWFYRVFNRLTFTEIPRDAGDFRLLDRRVVEALRRLPERNRFMKGLFSWPGYRSVGVTYQRPSRTAGTTKFNYWKLWNFALDGVVSFSTWPLRVWTYIGSVVAAMSFLYILVIISKTVLFGADAPGYASLMVAILFFGGMQLISIGVLGEYLGRLFMETKQRPLYLIDHDSLHDSPQGSVSPDRGLDSGLSTARVVRGAARGESLER